The Polyodon spathula isolate WHYD16114869_AA chromosome 3, ASM1765450v1, whole genome shotgun sequence genome has a segment encoding these proteins:
- the atg9b gene encoding autophagy-related protein 9B isoform X3: MTDFEAYREYQRIEDFEEDSPPGEEDLLVHVPEGLKDSWHHIKNLDNFFTRIYHFHQKNGFACMMLSEFFELVIQGNGWIIFLLIMAAIFWVYRLIKVFCNILSYWEIRQFYIKALKITMDELCNYTWQEVQGRLTNLQREQQMCIHKKELTELDIYHRILRFKNYMVAMVNKSLLPIQLHLPLLGDVVFLTQGLKYNFELIFFWGPGSLFQNKWNLHPKYKRASNRLELATQLNRVILLAGLANLLLCPFILVWQVLYAFFSYTETIKREPGSLGARRWSLYGRLYLRHFNELNHELHGRLGRGYKPVSKYMNSFTSPLFTVIAKNVAFFSGSILAVLIALTVYDEDVLTVQHILTAITMLGVVVTVTRSFIPDEHMVWCPEQLLQCVLAHIHYMPDHWKGNANKSETRDEMAQLFQYKAVFILEELLSPIVTPFILIFFLRHKSLEIIDFFRNFTVEVVGVGDICSFAQMDIRKHGNPQWLSEGQTEASVYQQAENGKTELSLMHFTIKNPRWQPPQESSFFISHLKEKVHHDASSAPPAQHILSETPLFSSLLSNESGTAPDNLLASVIAYPVLTASGLPGRDRRFVQPSTTASAAASVLASLSPSQQPNRTRSHILLPSTYPENPVYRSDRTVIEERYPIHMSGSDSRFRSISRSALLSEFASAEMSLHAIYMHEVHQQNSPAQRVFGQWQTSVPLRDLQSNPGFLSQTSQPESLSGLSQLRLGGWTEEAEEEEIVNETPALSGSGVGS, translated from the exons ATGACAGATTTTGAAGCATATCGGGAGTACCAGCGGATAGAGGACTTTGAGGAAGATTCTCCCCCTGGAGAAGAGGACCTACTAGTGCATGTCCCTGAAGGCTTGAAAG attCATGGCATCATATCAAGAACCTGGATAATTTCTTCACAAGA ATTTATCATTTTCATCAGAAGAATGGCTTTGCCTGCATGATGCTGTCAGAGTTCTTCGAACTGGT aatccAAGGAAATGGTTGGATCATCTTCCTTCTTATTATGGCTGCTATATTCTGGGTCTATCGACTGATCAAAGTGTTCTGCAATATCCTGAGCTACTGGGAGATTCGCCAGTTTTATATCAAAGCACTGAAAATAACCATG GACGAGCTTTGCAACTACACTTGGCAGGAGGTCCAGGGCCGGCTGACCAACCTGCAGCGGGAGCAGCAGATGTGTATCCACAAGAAGGAGCTGACTGAGCTGGACATCTACCACCGCATCCTGCGCTTCAAGAACTACATGGTGGCCATGGTCAACAAGTCTCTGCTGCCCATCCAGCTGCACCTGCCCCTGCTGGGCGATGTGGTCTTCCTTACGCAGGGCCTCAAGTACAACTTTGAGCTCATCTTCTTTTGGGGGCCTGGCTCCCTCTTCCAGAACAAGTGGAACCTCCACCCCAAGTACAAAAGGGCCAGCAATCGTCTAGAGTTGGCCACCCAGCTGAACCGTGTCATTCTGCTGGCTGGCCTGGCCAACCTGCTTCTGTGCCCCTTTATCCTGGTCTGGCAGGTGCTCTACGCTTTCTTCAGCTACACAGAGACCATCAAGCGGGAGCCCGGAAGCCTTGGTGCTCGTCGCTGGTCACTGTACGGCCGTCTCTACCTGCGGCATTTCAACGAGCTGAATCACGAGCTGCACGGGCGACTGGGACGCGGATACAAGCCCGTCTCCAAGTACATGAACTCCTTCACCTCACCGCTGTTCACGGTCATCGCCAAGAACGTGGCCTTCTTCTCAGGCTCCATTCTGGCTGTGCTGATTGCGCTAACCGTCTACGATGAGGATGTGCTCACCGTCCAGCACATCTTGACCGCAATCACCATGCTGGGCGTGGTCGTAACCGTCACAAG GTCTTTCATCCCAGACGAGCACATGGTCTGGTGTCCAGAGCAGCTCCTGCAGTGTGTGCTGGCCCACATTCACTACATGCCCGATCACTGGAAGGGGAATGCCAACAAATCTGAGACCAGGGATGAAATGGCACAGCTCTTTCAGTACAAAGCG GTATTTATTCTGGAGGAGCTGCTCAGCCCCATCGTCACTCCGTTTATTTTAATCTTCTTCTTGAGGCACAAGTCCCTGGAGATCATCGACTTCTTTCGCAACTTCACGGTGGAGGTGGTTGGGGTCGGGGACATCTGTTCCTTCGCCCAGATGGACATCCGCAAACACGGGAACCCACAG TGGCTGTCGGAGGGACAGACTGAAGCCTCAGTGTATCAGCAGGCAGAGAACGGCAAGACAGAGCTGTCGCTGATGCACTTCACCATCAAGAACCCACGCTGGCAGCCCCCCCAGGAGAGCTCCTTCTTTATCAGTCACCTGAAGGAGAAGGTGCATCATGATGCTTCCAGCGCCCCTCCTGCCCAGCACATCCTGTCAGAGACCCCACTCTTCTCCTCACTGCTCTCCAACGAGTCCGGAACCGCG CCCGATAACTTGCTGGCCAGCGTTATTGCCTACCCGGTCCTCACTGCCTCAGGGCTGCCAGGAAGGGACCGGCGCTTCGTCCAGCCCAGCACCACTGCTTCAGCTGCGGCCAGTGTCCTGgcatctctctccccctcccagCAACCCAACCGGACCCGTTCCCACATCCTGCTGCCTTCCACCTACCCTGAGAACCCTGTGTACCGCAGCGACAGGACCGTCATAGAGGAGAGGTACCCCATACA cATGTCTGGAAGTGACTCCCGATTCCGGAGTATCAGTCGCTCTGCTCTGCTGTCAGAATTTGCATCGGCTGAAATGAGCCTCCATGCCATCTACATGCATGAG GTTCACCAACAGAACTCTCCTGCTCAGCGGGTATTTGGACAGTGGCAGACTTCAGTCCCACTAAGAGACCTCCAAAGCAACCCAG ggTTTTTGTCACAAACCAGCCAGCCTGAGAGCCTCTCTGGCCTCTCCCAGCTCCGTCTTGGGGGGTGGACAGAAGAGGCAGAAGAGGAGGAAATTGTCAATGAAACGCCTGCACTCTCAGGGTCTGGAGTCGGGAGTTAA
- the atg9b gene encoding autophagy-related protein 9B isoform X2 produces MTDFEAYREYQRIEDFEEDSPPGEEDLLVHVPEGLKDSWHHIKNLDNFFTRIYHFHQKNGFACMMLSEFFELVQFLFVVTFTTFLFNCVEYDVLFANKAVNHTTHSGSSLERNKVTLTDAILPSQKCTERIQGNGWIIFLLIMAAIFWVYRLIKVFCNILSYWEIRQFYIKALKITMDELCNYTWQEVQGRLTNLQREQQMCIHKKELTELDIYHRILRFKNYMVAMVNKSLLPIQLHLPLLGDVVFLTQGLKYNFELIFFWGPGSLFQNKWNLHPKYKRASNRLELATQLNRVILLAGLANLLLCPFILVWQVLYAFFSYTETIKREPGSLGARRWSLYGRLYLRHFNELNHELHGRLGRGYKPVSKYMNSFTSPLFTVIAKNVAFFSGSILAVLIALTVYDEDVLTVQHILTAITMLGVVVTVTRSFIPDEHMVWCPEQLLQCVLAHIHYMPDHWKGNANKSETRDEMAQLFQYKAVFILEELLSPIVTPFILIFFLRHKSLEIIDFFRNFTVEVVGVGDICSFAQMDIRKHGNPQWLSEGQTEASVYQQAENGKTELSLMHFTIKNPRWQPPQESSFFISHLKEKVHHDASSAPPAQHILSETPLFSSLLSNESGTAPDNLLASVIAYPVLTASGLPGRDRRFVQPSTTASAAASVLASLSPSQQPNRTRSHILLPSTYPENPVYRSDRTVIEESMSGSDSRFRSISRSALLSEFASAEMSLHAIYMHEVHQQNSPAQRVFGQWQTSVPLRDLQSNPGFLSQTSQPESLSGLSQLRLGGWTEEAEEEEIVNETPALSGSGVGS; encoded by the exons ATGACAGATTTTGAAGCATATCGGGAGTACCAGCGGATAGAGGACTTTGAGGAAGATTCTCCCCCTGGAGAAGAGGACCTACTAGTGCATGTCCCTGAAGGCTTGAAAG attCATGGCATCATATCAAGAACCTGGATAATTTCTTCACAAGA ATTTATCATTTTCATCAGAAGAATGGCTTTGCCTGCATGATGCTGTCAGAGTTCTTCGAACTGGT GCAATTCCTGTTCGTTGTCACCTTTACCACTTTCCTTTTCAATTGTGTGGAGTATGATGTTCTATTCGCCAACAAGgcagtgaatcacaccacccaCAGTGGATCCTCCCTAGAGAGGAACAAGGTCACCCTGACTGACGCCATCCTGCCCAGCCAGAAATGCACTGAGAG aatccAAGGAAATGGTTGGATCATCTTCCTTCTTATTATGGCTGCTATATTCTGGGTCTATCGACTGATCAAAGTGTTCTGCAATATCCTGAGCTACTGGGAGATTCGCCAGTTTTATATCAAAGCACTGAAAATAACCATG GACGAGCTTTGCAACTACACTTGGCAGGAGGTCCAGGGCCGGCTGACCAACCTGCAGCGGGAGCAGCAGATGTGTATCCACAAGAAGGAGCTGACTGAGCTGGACATCTACCACCGCATCCTGCGCTTCAAGAACTACATGGTGGCCATGGTCAACAAGTCTCTGCTGCCCATCCAGCTGCACCTGCCCCTGCTGGGCGATGTGGTCTTCCTTACGCAGGGCCTCAAGTACAACTTTGAGCTCATCTTCTTTTGGGGGCCTGGCTCCCTCTTCCAGAACAAGTGGAACCTCCACCCCAAGTACAAAAGGGCCAGCAATCGTCTAGAGTTGGCCACCCAGCTGAACCGTGTCATTCTGCTGGCTGGCCTGGCCAACCTGCTTCTGTGCCCCTTTATCCTGGTCTGGCAGGTGCTCTACGCTTTCTTCAGCTACACAGAGACCATCAAGCGGGAGCCCGGAAGCCTTGGTGCTCGTCGCTGGTCACTGTACGGCCGTCTCTACCTGCGGCATTTCAACGAGCTGAATCACGAGCTGCACGGGCGACTGGGACGCGGATACAAGCCCGTCTCCAAGTACATGAACTCCTTCACCTCACCGCTGTTCACGGTCATCGCCAAGAACGTGGCCTTCTTCTCAGGCTCCATTCTGGCTGTGCTGATTGCGCTAACCGTCTACGATGAGGATGTGCTCACCGTCCAGCACATCTTGACCGCAATCACCATGCTGGGCGTGGTCGTAACCGTCACAAG GTCTTTCATCCCAGACGAGCACATGGTCTGGTGTCCAGAGCAGCTCCTGCAGTGTGTGCTGGCCCACATTCACTACATGCCCGATCACTGGAAGGGGAATGCCAACAAATCTGAGACCAGGGATGAAATGGCACAGCTCTTTCAGTACAAAGCG GTATTTATTCTGGAGGAGCTGCTCAGCCCCATCGTCACTCCGTTTATTTTAATCTTCTTCTTGAGGCACAAGTCCCTGGAGATCATCGACTTCTTTCGCAACTTCACGGTGGAGGTGGTTGGGGTCGGGGACATCTGTTCCTTCGCCCAGATGGACATCCGCAAACACGGGAACCCACAG TGGCTGTCGGAGGGACAGACTGAAGCCTCAGTGTATCAGCAGGCAGAGAACGGCAAGACAGAGCTGTCGCTGATGCACTTCACCATCAAGAACCCACGCTGGCAGCCCCCCCAGGAGAGCTCCTTCTTTATCAGTCACCTGAAGGAGAAGGTGCATCATGATGCTTCCAGCGCCCCTCCTGCCCAGCACATCCTGTCAGAGACCCCACTCTTCTCCTCACTGCTCTCCAACGAGTCCGGAACCGCG CCCGATAACTTGCTGGCCAGCGTTATTGCCTACCCGGTCCTCACTGCCTCAGGGCTGCCAGGAAGGGACCGGCGCTTCGTCCAGCCCAGCACCACTGCTTCAGCTGCGGCCAGTGTCCTGgcatctctctccccctcccagCAACCCAACCGGACCCGTTCCCACATCCTGCTGCCTTCCACCTACCCTGAGAACCCTGTGTACCGCAGCGACAGGACCGTCATAGAGGAGAG cATGTCTGGAAGTGACTCCCGATTCCGGAGTATCAGTCGCTCTGCTCTGCTGTCAGAATTTGCATCGGCTGAAATGAGCCTCCATGCCATCTACATGCATGAG GTTCACCAACAGAACTCTCCTGCTCAGCGGGTATTTGGACAGTGGCAGACTTCAGTCCCACTAAGAGACCTCCAAAGCAACCCAG ggTTTTTGTCACAAACCAGCCAGCCTGAGAGCCTCTCTGGCCTCTCCCAGCTCCGTCTTGGGGGGTGGACAGAAGAGGCAGAAGAGGAGGAAATTGTCAATGAAACGCCTGCACTCTCAGGGTCTGGAGTCGGGAGTTAA
- the atg9b gene encoding autophagy-related protein 9B isoform X1 codes for MTDFEAYREYQRIEDFEEDSPPGEEDLLVHVPEGLKDSWHHIKNLDNFFTRIYHFHQKNGFACMMLSEFFELVQFLFVVTFTTFLFNCVEYDVLFANKAVNHTTHSGSSLERNKVTLTDAILPSQKCTERIQGNGWIIFLLIMAAIFWVYRLIKVFCNILSYWEIRQFYIKALKITMDELCNYTWQEVQGRLTNLQREQQMCIHKKELTELDIYHRILRFKNYMVAMVNKSLLPIQLHLPLLGDVVFLTQGLKYNFELIFFWGPGSLFQNKWNLHPKYKRASNRLELATQLNRVILLAGLANLLLCPFILVWQVLYAFFSYTETIKREPGSLGARRWSLYGRLYLRHFNELNHELHGRLGRGYKPVSKYMNSFTSPLFTVIAKNVAFFSGSILAVLIALTVYDEDVLTVQHILTAITMLGVVVTVTRSFIPDEHMVWCPEQLLQCVLAHIHYMPDHWKGNANKSETRDEMAQLFQYKAVFILEELLSPIVTPFILIFFLRHKSLEIIDFFRNFTVEVVGVGDICSFAQMDIRKHGNPQWLSEGQTEASVYQQAENGKTELSLMHFTIKNPRWQPPQESSFFISHLKEKVHHDASSAPPAQHILSETPLFSSLLSNESGTAPDNLLASVIAYPVLTASGLPGRDRRFVQPSTTASAAASVLASLSPSQQPNRTRSHILLPSTYPENPVYRSDRTVIEERYPIHMSGSDSRFRSISRSALLSEFASAEMSLHAIYMHEVHQQNSPAQRVFGQWQTSVPLRDLQSNPGFLSQTSQPESLSGLSQLRLGGWTEEAEEEEIVNETPALSGSGVGS; via the exons ATGACAGATTTTGAAGCATATCGGGAGTACCAGCGGATAGAGGACTTTGAGGAAGATTCTCCCCCTGGAGAAGAGGACCTACTAGTGCATGTCCCTGAAGGCTTGAAAG attCATGGCATCATATCAAGAACCTGGATAATTTCTTCACAAGA ATTTATCATTTTCATCAGAAGAATGGCTTTGCCTGCATGATGCTGTCAGAGTTCTTCGAACTGGT GCAATTCCTGTTCGTTGTCACCTTTACCACTTTCCTTTTCAATTGTGTGGAGTATGATGTTCTATTCGCCAACAAGgcagtgaatcacaccacccaCAGTGGATCCTCCCTAGAGAGGAACAAGGTCACCCTGACTGACGCCATCCTGCCCAGCCAGAAATGCACTGAGAG aatccAAGGAAATGGTTGGATCATCTTCCTTCTTATTATGGCTGCTATATTCTGGGTCTATCGACTGATCAAAGTGTTCTGCAATATCCTGAGCTACTGGGAGATTCGCCAGTTTTATATCAAAGCACTGAAAATAACCATG GACGAGCTTTGCAACTACACTTGGCAGGAGGTCCAGGGCCGGCTGACCAACCTGCAGCGGGAGCAGCAGATGTGTATCCACAAGAAGGAGCTGACTGAGCTGGACATCTACCACCGCATCCTGCGCTTCAAGAACTACATGGTGGCCATGGTCAACAAGTCTCTGCTGCCCATCCAGCTGCACCTGCCCCTGCTGGGCGATGTGGTCTTCCTTACGCAGGGCCTCAAGTACAACTTTGAGCTCATCTTCTTTTGGGGGCCTGGCTCCCTCTTCCAGAACAAGTGGAACCTCCACCCCAAGTACAAAAGGGCCAGCAATCGTCTAGAGTTGGCCACCCAGCTGAACCGTGTCATTCTGCTGGCTGGCCTGGCCAACCTGCTTCTGTGCCCCTTTATCCTGGTCTGGCAGGTGCTCTACGCTTTCTTCAGCTACACAGAGACCATCAAGCGGGAGCCCGGAAGCCTTGGTGCTCGTCGCTGGTCACTGTACGGCCGTCTCTACCTGCGGCATTTCAACGAGCTGAATCACGAGCTGCACGGGCGACTGGGACGCGGATACAAGCCCGTCTCCAAGTACATGAACTCCTTCACCTCACCGCTGTTCACGGTCATCGCCAAGAACGTGGCCTTCTTCTCAGGCTCCATTCTGGCTGTGCTGATTGCGCTAACCGTCTACGATGAGGATGTGCTCACCGTCCAGCACATCTTGACCGCAATCACCATGCTGGGCGTGGTCGTAACCGTCACAAG GTCTTTCATCCCAGACGAGCACATGGTCTGGTGTCCAGAGCAGCTCCTGCAGTGTGTGCTGGCCCACATTCACTACATGCCCGATCACTGGAAGGGGAATGCCAACAAATCTGAGACCAGGGATGAAATGGCACAGCTCTTTCAGTACAAAGCG GTATTTATTCTGGAGGAGCTGCTCAGCCCCATCGTCACTCCGTTTATTTTAATCTTCTTCTTGAGGCACAAGTCCCTGGAGATCATCGACTTCTTTCGCAACTTCACGGTGGAGGTGGTTGGGGTCGGGGACATCTGTTCCTTCGCCCAGATGGACATCCGCAAACACGGGAACCCACAG TGGCTGTCGGAGGGACAGACTGAAGCCTCAGTGTATCAGCAGGCAGAGAACGGCAAGACAGAGCTGTCGCTGATGCACTTCACCATCAAGAACCCACGCTGGCAGCCCCCCCAGGAGAGCTCCTTCTTTATCAGTCACCTGAAGGAGAAGGTGCATCATGATGCTTCCAGCGCCCCTCCTGCCCAGCACATCCTGTCAGAGACCCCACTCTTCTCCTCACTGCTCTCCAACGAGTCCGGAACCGCG CCCGATAACTTGCTGGCCAGCGTTATTGCCTACCCGGTCCTCACTGCCTCAGGGCTGCCAGGAAGGGACCGGCGCTTCGTCCAGCCCAGCACCACTGCTTCAGCTGCGGCCAGTGTCCTGgcatctctctccccctcccagCAACCCAACCGGACCCGTTCCCACATCCTGCTGCCTTCCACCTACCCTGAGAACCCTGTGTACCGCAGCGACAGGACCGTCATAGAGGAGAGGTACCCCATACA cATGTCTGGAAGTGACTCCCGATTCCGGAGTATCAGTCGCTCTGCTCTGCTGTCAGAATTTGCATCGGCTGAAATGAGCCTCCATGCCATCTACATGCATGAG GTTCACCAACAGAACTCTCCTGCTCAGCGGGTATTTGGACAGTGGCAGACTTCAGTCCCACTAAGAGACCTCCAAAGCAACCCAG ggTTTTTGTCACAAACCAGCCAGCCTGAGAGCCTCTCTGGCCTCTCCCAGCTCCGTCTTGGGGGGTGGACAGAAGAGGCAGAAGAGGAGGAAATTGTCAATGAAACGCCTGCACTCTCAGGGTCTGGAGTCGGGAGTTAA
- the LOC121312834 gene encoding cathelicidin-7-like, producing the protein MRTCLNALLLAGLACLLTAALAKKSFNFMDALSVSTVHYNRGSEEKNAFKPPEKNPLRGMDIMIPGNGSPTVMKIKFTLKETVCPKTEDYKKAECVYKENGLMKKCSSTVIFVNNHLSEANSEVTCEHVGPEERKELEKPKNPWWPFRR; encoded by the exons ATGAGGACCTGCTTGAACGCCCTGCTGCTGGCCGGACTGGCCTGCCTGCTCACTGCAGCTCTGGCCAAGAAGTCATTCAACTTCATGGATGCCCTCTCTGTTTCTACAGTCCATTACAACAGGGGAAGTGAggagaaaaatgcattcaaaccacCTGAAAAGAATCCTCTGCGAGGAATG GACATCATGATCCCTGGCAATGGCTCCCCTACTGTAATGAAGATAAAGTTCACATTGAAGGAGACAGTTTGCCCAAAAACAGAGGACTACAAGAAGGCTGAGTGTGTTTATAAGGAGAATGGA CTGATGAAAAAGTGTTCGtcaactgttatttttgtgaacaACCACCTATCTGAAGCAAACAGTGAAGTGACCTGTGAACATGTTGGTCCAGAGGAGcgaaag gaactGGAAAAGCCAAAAAACCCATGGTGGCCTTTCAGACGCTAA